In the genome of Astatotilapia calliptera chromosome 18, fAstCal1.2, whole genome shotgun sequence, the window CGCTCTGCTGGGGAGAGACGGTGAGAGAAAAAGGCGCAAGGGTGGAGCTTACCCTCCGTCCGTTGGGACAACACCGCTCCGACCCCGGAATCTGACGCGTCCACCTCAACGACGAACTGTTGTTTGAGGTCGGGTTGGCAGAGGATAGGCGCTCTAGCGAACCGTTCTTTGAGATGTAGGAAGGCCTCCTGCGCAGACTGGTCCCACTGAAAAGACACTTTAGGAGAAGTGATTCTGGTTAAAGGCAGAGCGAGTTTACTGATATCTCGAATGAAGCGGCGGTAGAAGTTGGCAAAGCCTAAAAAGCGCTGGAGCTGTCGACGGTTTGGGGGTTCGGGCCAGGTAAGCACTGTTTGGACTTTCGCTGGGTCTGGTTTTAGATCACCCCGCTCTATTATGTATCCGAGAAAGGCCACAGAGTCCACATGAAAGTCACATTTTTCGCTTTTCACAAACAGTCTGTTTTCTAGCAAATGCTGCAGAATCTGTCTGACGTGTGTCTCGTGCTCCGCCACTGTTTTAGAGAAGATAAGTAGACAAACGCGCACCGATTGATAAAGTCCCGGAGGACGTCATTTACGAGGGCCTGGAAAACTGCTGGGGCGTTAGTCAGCCCAAAGGGCATCACCAGGTACTCAAAATGCCCCAGATGGGTGTTGAAAGCGGAGGGACTTGTCCTTCTTTTCTACAAAGAAGAAGCCAGCTGCCACAGGGGAAGAGGACGGCCGGATTATGCCTGCTGCCAGTGAGTCCGTGATGTATTTCTCCATAGATGCTCTCTCAGGTTGGGAGAGACTATAAAGGCAACAGGTGGGAAGTGTGGCGCCTGGGAGAAGATCAATGGCGCAGTCATACGGCCGATGAGGTGGTAACGATTGTGCACGATCTTTACGAAAAACCTCAGCCAAGTTGTGATACACAGGTGGAACAGAGGTGAGATCCGGAGGCTCAGACAGGTTATTTGGAGGAGACGCGGAGGGCGGAGTAGCAGCCCGGAGGCAATTCATGTGACAATCCACTCCCCAGCCCACCACGCATTCGGATTTCCAGTCAATATGAGGGTTATGCTGTCGCAACCAGGGATGACCTAAGACAAGCGGTGTTTGAGGAGCTTTAAACACGAATAGGCTTAGCACCTCGGTGTGGTTGCCGGAGAGTGTGAGTGACACGGGCTCTGAGACATGGGTTATATCAGGCAGCTGCTATCCAGATAAGGCGGTGACATGTAAACGATGAGGTAGAGGGTCAGAACCAACTCCTAATTCTTCCGCGAGGGCTGAATCGATAAAGTTCTGTTCCGCGCCGGAGTCAATTAACGCCATCACAGAATGGGTCTTTGTGCAGACTGTTAACTTGGCCAGTAACATTAAGCGCGGAAGGGAGCTTTTACTAGACAGGTCGCCCACCAGTACTCCCTTAACTACGGGCGGGCGCCCCCTTTTGGTCGAGATGGACAGGTGGCAATGAAGTGGCCTTTACGGTCGCAATACAGGCACTCACCAGACACCATGCGTCGCTGACGTTCCGCGGGTGTTAGCCGTGAGCGACCCAGCTGCATGGGCTGCTCGCCTTCCTTGCTTAGCTCGCCACTGTGGGCAGCACTGGGTTTAGCCCTCCACTCCCCCGCTGGTGGGTCCATGAGCACCCGTGGCTCCTGAAAGGCCCGCCCCCGGAGGTCTCTGCGAGCCCGAAGGTGATCATCTAATTTAATGCACAGAGCCATTAGAGAGTCAAGAGAGGCAGGCAGGTCATGCATTATCAGTTCGCCTTTCAATTCATCACAGATGTTATTTAGCAAGGCACTCTTCAGCGCTTCCTGCCCCCACCCCGTTTGCTCAGCCAAAACCCAGAAATCGACAGAATAATCCGACATCCTACGTCTACCTTGTTTGAGATTTAACAGGCGTTGAGCGGCGGCGGCAGCCTCGGATCCTTTGTCAAAAACGCTCTTAAACTTAGACAAAAAATCGGGGTAGGAGATTTCGGGGTGGGATCGCAGCACTGCCTGGGCCCACTGTAGTGCGCGATCACGTAACAGTTGCACAAAGAATGAAATCTTATCTCCATCACCAGGGTACAAGTGAATTTGCTGACGAAAAAAATAAGTGAGTTGTGTGAGAAATCCTGCACACTTATCCAACTCACCATGAAATAGTTCTGGAGAGGGAGGCTGATACCCGACGACCACCAGGCGAggatgaggctggaccaggcgaggatgaggctggaccaggcgaggatgaggctggaccaggcgaggatgaggctggaccaggcgaggatgaggCTGAggatgaggctggaccaggcgaggatgaggCTGAggatgaggctggaccaggcgaggatgaggCTGAggatgaggctggaccaggcgaggatgaggctggaccaggcgtggatgaggctggaccaggcgtggatgaggctggaccaggcgtggatgaggctggaccaggcgtggatgaggctggaccaggcgtggatgaggATGAGGCTGGACGAggatgaggctggaccaggcgtggatgaggATGAGGCTGGACGAggatgaggctggaccaggcgtggatgaggATGAGGCTGGACGAggatgaggctggaccaggcgtggatgaggatgaggctggaccaggcgtggatgaggatgaggctggaccaggcgtggatgaggatgaggctggaccaggcgtggatgaggatgaggctggaccaggcgaggatgtaTTGCCATAGCTTCCTTTACAGAGGCAGGTAAAAGCAAAGGCTCTACAGGTGACAAAATAGAGGAATGAGTGGATGAGGAGGCAGGTAACTGAACTGCAGACAGTGCTACAGGCTGCACTAAAGGCTGCACAGATGGCAGAGCTGATGGCTGAGCTGATAAGTGAACTAATGACAGAACTGATAATTGGTCTAACGGCAAAACTACAGGCTGAGTGAGTGACTGACTCACTCAGAGTGGCTGACTGTACTGCCGATTGTAGCAGAAGTGGAGCAGGTGAAAAACTGTCCCTAACATCCTCTGAGTGGGGTTAATTGTCTCAGAGTTACCAAATCCAGGCTCAGAAGGAGCGGAAGAAACACAGCCTGTAACTTTCAtggaagttttaaaaaatgcccACTTGGGTGAGGTCAGTTATGATGGAGGTAGGTAAACTACGACTGCTATCCTTCATCATACAACAcacagccccccccccaaaaaatagtCTCAGAAACAATACTAGTGTCCTTCTCATTCACCACAGCCAGCCGCAGTGAAGTCCCAAAATCCGGCTGTGGGCTGACACACTGGCGGCTGCCGGCTCCAACGGGCCGGGAAAAACCACATCCAGCGGGCCAGGCAAAATCTCCAGCAGGTGAAACTGACGCGGCGGCTCTGGGAAGGCCATTGCTCGCTGCTGCCAGACAAAGTCAGCTGATTCCCGACCCTGCACCGCCTCCCGGGCTTCATGCAGATCGGCGATTAAGTCCGTAaattagtgatgggacgttctgtatcgaggcttcggagcgtgtgtcgagtaatggagggggcgtttccgcgaagcgcgtatcgaggcttgcttcatttatgggaggagctgaaaatgatgacgtccgaagcctcgctgcccggctgtaccacgtgactggttcatgaagcggttcgaactttgccgcaaataatcattttccatactgccagcataaatatacacagtatactgccatcactacaatatacatgttttacacactccttttgttgttgacatttacaggctgtgtgcaaaatgccacactcttcaaattcatgccagctaattatttttacgtccagtaggtgtcctgctagagcaaatgaagcttcatgaagcttcgcgttggggtgaaccaattggatgaaaagctccagtgcttcatggggcttcatctgcccatcactaccgTAAATCCTCTAGCCTGGCGGAGATAGGGATTTCCTTCAAGGATTGTTTCTGTCACGTTCATTCCCACAAGTTTTGCCCTGGCATTAGATGTGTGGGTTATCCAGTCCACCAGGCGTAAGACGCGTGCGAGATTGCTCTCTCCAGGTAAGTCCGCTGGATCCATTTTGTGGTTGCtccgtactgtcacggctggggcagcagtcgtgtggtgtAGTGAGAAAAGGATCCAAAGTGCAGGTACTGGCTGGGGTGTGAGTAAGTGTTTATTTGTAATGAAAGTACAAAACAGGATATAAGGAACAAGGAGCAACTAAagcctaaactgggaaaactaataaacaaacctgaaaacatGAGGACATGCAGGGAAAGGAGAGCAGAGAGCCGCAAGGAATACCAAAATACACAGACAGAGCGACAACaaacagaggcaaacacacactataaatacaaacCAGGTAATGAGGAAGTGACATGCaggggtggacacagctggaactaatgggcataacgagacacagacctacaaagtaaaacaggaacctcacagactgttttacaaacacaaaaccCGGGGACACAAACAGAGCACAGAGAGAAGACACAGGTGGGGACAATAAGACACGAGAACTAAACCcaaagaataaatacaaaaccagaataaactagaaaataatgacaataaactcaaaacgctgggtcaccgacccagcaCCATGACAACTAAGGCCttaaatcagaagtacctgactaaagcagatgactcgtaatctggagaggaaatggcgtgtcacaaatttagaggatcatcatttagcctggagaaatagtttgctgctttataagaaagccctccgcaaagccagaacatcttactattcatcactgattgaagaaaataagaacaaccccaggtttctcttcagctctgtagccaggctgacaaaaagtcagagctctgttgagccaacaatccctttaacgttaactagtaatgacttcatgaacttcttcacaaataaaatttttatcattagagaaaaaatgaccagtaatcatcccacagatgtaatattatctacagttactcttagtaccattgatgttaagttttttttttaatttattttatttatttatttattgtcattgtcaagaacaatgaaattgcgtttggggcttccatacaacccaaaaaaaagaagaaaataataaataccccttaaaacccaagtgtacatatttaacccagtgtgactccaatgcaataagacaatccttagcaataatgttcgtagaaattcagacaaagacctgagaaacatgacaaaatacaacaatgcaacccattcaatattattgtactgtgagatatgatatcagatatgatagttatctatttaagaaagagggggggggggcaggagggggaagagaataaagatatgatgcaccaatgcagaccagttcattgctattaagaagttggatatggttattgtccgtgagaggggggcagagagttcaggagcctcacagcctgtggatacaggctgttggccagtctggatgttagactctttttctctaattgatctttctgagttaacttcaataattacttcctccaaaccatcaacgtgtcttttagaccccattcctacaaaactgctcaaagaagtcctgccattaattaatgcttcaatcttaaatatgatcaacctatctctaatgatcggctatgtaccacaggccttcaagctggctgtagttaaacctttactcaaaaagcatctctagacccagcagtcttagctaattataggccaatctccaaccttcctttcatatcaaacatccttgaaagagtagcaCACTCACAACTGTGGTTCAAGACCTGCGACCGCACTCATGCCTCAACAAGACGCAATAAGAAACGGCCGCAGCGCTTCAGGCACAGAAGCAATCGTGATGACATTTTGGATTAGGACTTGCAGCAAAGCTTCAATTTTTCAACATGAAACATAAAATTGTGACGCTGAGCTGCTAACACGTTTTAGAAGCcccaaaaaacactaaaaacatgttttttaaaaaaaaaatacatcaggAGTAAATCTAAAATTGCTCCTAATTCACTAAATGCCAACTCTGGTACAAAAGGCTCAATAAGCGCTCTGCACTGGGAGTAAAAGAACGAGTTATTTCTCTGCAGGAACACGCAAGCCTTCCTTCAGGGTTAATTATGTGCTTATAAATGCATTCCACAATCTTCAAGTCGGCAACAATCGCCATGAGTGTTAGAGACATGCCCACTGCACTCAAAGCTGGAGACAAAACCAAATCCGGCACAGAAACAGAGACCGATCACCTCCCGTGGCCTTACTCATGACTTTATATTCTTCTGTGAAAAGCTGTGAGAATTATTCTttaatccttgaaagagtagttgtcaaacagctaacagatcatctgcagaggtttatttgaagagtttcagtcaggtttcagagctcatcacagcacagaaacagctttagtgaaggttacaaatgatcttcttatggcctctgacagtggactcatctctgtgcttgtcctgctagacctcagtgcagcgttcgatactgtcgaccataatatcctattagagcgattagaacatatACAGaacatatacatgtatatatgtatatatatctgtatatatacctggagttgcccacccctgctctggacacttgcagtcgtcacacatggaaatcaaatgtgtgataagctgcaggattcaaacaagtgtaacttataaacacatgttcatacttttattccacaatcagagagaaagaaacagagagagagtgcaggacagacagacaggtgacagtctcaggtgtacacactgctacacaacagcacagagaagcaggatttagtgtttgtgttattacgagtgtaaacaagaagagttccagatggtgcagtggacacatgtgtgactgctgtgattaaagcatctttctttcagcttaacgagtgaaccgtcagctcgttcacacacacgttaaagtgcgtttggctcgacaccaccgaacagaggcagcaatataacatagctcacattaacagtgcagtgaatcctgcttgtgccgtgatgttcaggactgcaaaccgagcagcatcactgactttcagcttgttgtgtttgtggatatatgactgactttaattatccacaaaatgaTCACATTTTCTAAGGTCAACTATTGAACGGCCTTtcaattgggacagccttcgtcgcgtcgctgtgacgtaatcggccttaaaatgcagcctttaaggcggcagaccctgaattgggatacagcctaagACTCAGAGATAATCAAAGGAAAGATGTTTCTGAATGTGTGTTGCTAGCATCaaaatatgtttcagtaaataCAATGTCTTAGTTTTATGTGCCAGGATTGCTTCATACTGTCAGGTTCTGTATTTCAGGTCACGGTGTTCGCCCTCCATTCTAATGTAACTCAAGTCAATCATTTTTCTGAGCACTGCTGCACTCTAGTGGTCACAGCATGTAAATAAACTCTAAGTTCACATATTATGCTTTGAATTATTTTTTCGTTCTATACACAAATAAGAACTCAAATAACTGATCCCTTCagtcttttctgttttggtATTTGCTTTAATGTCGTTGTTACCATGGTGATCACAGTGATGAAAGCCCATCATCACTGCAACACTAGCAATctctaaaactgaaaactggaaACTCTAGAATCCAGTGAAACCAGTCTGTGAAACTGAGCCATTAGTTCACGTGAACAGATCCAGACAGTCTTCTAGCCCTGGCACACTACAGTCcccatcaccatggcaaccgtcTGTCTCATGCTGCTCCCTCTTTCGCCTCCGTTTATATACActagtttttttcctctcctccttttcctcctcttcgTCTGTCCCCTTTTCTGTCTCCGGAGCATCATGAGGATCTTGGATCTGGACTCTTTGGAGTTTCTCTGTTAGCAGGGCTGAGTGGAGGTTCTGGTAGAACCTGctggcagcagagagagagagagaaaaatcacATGTTTGACAGGAAATCCAGTGAGACTCCAGTATGCCTCTGACTTTACAGCCAACCAACACACTGACCTGAATATCCTTCTATGGTTCTCCTCCATCTTCTGATTGGCTACCTGTGTTAGATAGGTGATGTATTCCTGTGGAAGTAGGAGCGTTCCATCATGGCTCAGAGGAACCTCCAGGCCATGGGTGCTACGGACTGCCTACAGGGACAAATGcagtaaagacatttttattactATGCTACAGTTTATGGAAGAAATGCCGACAACGAAGGTCTAATTTTACTGAATCATTGTAACTGTATTATACAAAGAGGGCATATACATGTGGGCAGCTGTGGATGCAGAGTGTCGACTACCAGAGGTTCAATCGTTAGCTACTCCAGCCTTCATGTATTCAAGTATCCTAGGCCACAGATACtgaaccctgtgtgtgtgtgtgtgtgtgtgtgtgtgtgtgtgtgtgtgtgtgtgtgtgtcagacaagGTACTTCTGCAAAGAGCAGCTGGGGATGGAAAATGCGTTCAGCTGAATGCTGCTGTGAGTTGGCCTTATATAGaagaaactgaattgaactaaaATGAAACCTGAACAAAGCAACTGCATGAACATGTGTGGGACTGAGTGAAAATTTGTGGTAACCTCTGAGTGTCAGTTAGTGTAGAAAAGCCCCCCAAAAGAACCGTCAGTTCTCCGTCACTTATCCAACGGAGCGTTGCAGCGGCTGGAGCCCTGCTGTCATCACAGCATTGTTCTAATGAGACAACATGTCCTGGGAACCTCTCACGGAGATGTAGCCTGGTGGCATCAATCATAACGTCTCAGTACTGCTCTTATACATGATTTCATCCAACACCTAATGGCAGTGGGGCTGCTGCTCTATAGACCACGCCGTGTTAGCAGCGAGCACGGGGCAGGCTGCCACTTGCATGAAGTCTACTTCTGATCCATTCGGCTCAACAGCTGCATCACGACGGCGTGTCATCGTGCAGGAGTCAGCTGACTTTAATGTTCACTGTTTCTGTGCTTTCATCACTACTGTCAAACTCTTATAGTTACATTTCTACTTGTTACTCAGCATCTAGCTTTGATCAATAAGAACACTGTCTGTAAACTGTTAGTCCGATAATCACTGACACTGGAATTCACTTTGATGGCCTTCAACCTCCCCCAAACATCACAGCGACCTCACTCCCACTCATCCTCCTGTGCAAGCCCTCTTACAACAGACATGCACAGCAGGTTACATACAtcagggctgctcaattaatcgaactttaatcacgattacgatctgggctttcaacgatcattaaaaatgactgagccgattattagcccctccctcatgctttactctcgcgctgctccgtgtggaaaatcgagcgcacctctatgcatttcgaacacgtgtcacagcaattaagaggacccgagggaagctcggaaagctaagcagaagttatttggagagtgactgctgttggttgaaaagaggtaaaaaacaaataatcgagatctcaatttcagtgaaaataatcgtgattatcatttttgccataatcgagcagccctaacatACATACAAATATAAACATGGCAATCGTTGAAAATAcgaccccccccacacacacacacacactgataaatGCATCAGTGTAACGAGCCCGGCCAAAAGGATTCAGATTCATTTTTAAGCATACCGTGATGATTTTTCCCTTCTTGCCGACAGTGAGGCCTGAGTTCCTGAAGCCGGAGTCGATGGCCACTGAATGCTGCAGGTGAGACGACatgttagacacacacacagtttacctGGATAAATTATTGAGACTCGATCCTAAACAATCCTCTCTTTGGTGTTAGAGGTGATCCTAATACTTTGTAGTGTGTTGACAATGTTAGAGAATAGTGACACTAAGGCACAGGTGTCGGACTCCAGGCctggagggccggtgtcctgcaggttttagatgtgtccttgatccaacacagcagatttaaatggataaattagctcctcgacatgtcttgaagttctccagaagcctgttaATGAAccaatcatgtgattcaggtgtgttgacccagggtgggatctaaacctgcaggacaccgaagcctggagttcgacacccctgcacTAAGGCATGAGCTAGCTGCTTTACATAACAGCTGACAGAGGATTTGTCAGCAGCATGTGCCACGTTCAGCAGTGACAGCAGCACTGCATAAAAGCTTTAAGCATTCAAATTAAAGTGTGTCAAAAAGGGTCTTTCTTTGTAAAggtgtaaaaaggaaaaacaaagcagaatttATAGGAGTCACAGTTTTCCctgcaaagctaactgaacaCAGTGTGAGAGCATCTCTGTGAGCAGGGCCTCTACAGTGGGCAGTGATCTGCGCTACATGTGTGTCGAATGGCCATAAGTGGGAACAATCGTCACGTCGTagccaaagaaagaaaactataaAACATTACAAATGTCTGAGGTCATCTCAGTAAGGTTTCATCTTAATCAGCTCATCACCACATAAATTGGTTTCACTGAGCGAAATGTATTTTAGCTCCTTTGAAGCGAGGCTGAGTGAGTTTCTGACCCACAGTTAGTGTTTCTCCTTCAGTAGGAGCTATGGCCATAGCAGCACTGACCTGCTCACGAACTACAGAGATGTACTGCAGCATCGTGGGTTTAAAAAACCTTCACTTGTGTGCTAGCATGTTAGGCTTCACCCTGTACCTTTCACAGCTCCTCACGTAAACAGAGCAGTGCGAGAGCACCTGAAGCTGGATGTTGTCAACTACATGACCAAAGGCAACTGGATGGTTCGTATATGAAACTTGAGTCACAGTGTTACCCACACACAGTTTGGTCTTATTGTTTCACTCTCCTGTATTCTCATATTTCTTACTATGAACAACTAAAACGTCCTTGGTCTCACCATGTCCAACAACCTGAGATGGACCTTCAGCACCTGAAGCCTGGTCAAAGCCCAAAGCCCCACCGCTGCAGAGCTGAAGGAGCTACAGCATGTGGTCCAAGACTGCACAGCGTGTAGTTACGCTGGCAAAAGCCCCATTTACACACGTGCAGGCATCAGCatatacacagaaacactggaggACTCACCACAGTGAGGAAAGATTTAGGGGATGAAACGTGTGTTCTTCATGTCAGTAAAGATCTTGACTCCTGTCGGTGTTGTGCTTCTTAAATATGACATATATGAACGGCAGAAACAAGTCACTAAGCATAAGCAAGGGTCACGTTCAAGCCTAAAAGATTAGTAGAGCTGCCTTTGAGAGATAACTAACcagaaaatgtgacaaattaTTTGTTTCTCCTAAGAAAGACTCACCATCAGCTGTGCGTCTTCCAGCCGTCGGCACTGAACATGGAGTACAAAGGGCTCAAACTTCAACACAGCATCACCGGAGCACCCGGCCAGAGCAGACAgctagaaaacacacacacaggcatgtgATAAAACAGCACATTCAGCCACGACGGGTATTAATCATCAGGACACCACGAGTCTCACCAGGTCCTCTGAGGTACACTTGTGATGTGAGACAAACAGCCAGGCACAGTTCTGTTTCTGGACAGCACTGCTCTCTGGAG includes:
- the tyw3 gene encoding tRNA wybutosine-synthesizing protein 3 homolog encodes the protein MEKSFAQWKKQCLNKADLSKKGAVDEAIEHVVSLLNSREEYFTTSSCSGRVILIDGAPESSAVQKQNCAWLFVSHHKCTSEDLLSALAGCSGDAVLKFEPFVLHVQCRRLEDAQLMHSVAIDSGFRNSGLTVGKKGKIITAVRSTHGLEVPLSHDGTLLLPQEYITYLTQVANQKMEENHRRIFRFYQNLHSALLTEKLQRVQIQDPHDAPETEKGTDEEEEKEERKKTSVYKRRRKREQHETDGCHGDGDCSVPGLEDCLDLFT